Proteins encoded within one genomic window of Gambusia affinis linkage group LG23, SWU_Gaff_1.0, whole genome shotgun sequence:
- the LOC122826806 gene encoding branched-chain-amino-acid aminotransferase, cytosolic-like — MTLLPLEEPAAVRIENLIVQLSTSLKAKPDVVDFGTVFTDHMLTVEWNANGGWQTPLIRPFGGLSLHPACSALHYADELFEALKVYRGDDKRLRLFRPLLNLEQMSKSAKRACLPELWRDLVDCQQVLWLYGENHQITEGGTMNIFLHWINEDGDEELATSPLDGIFLPGVTRQSILDLARKWDEFKVSERYLTMGQLCSALKQQRLKEMFGSGRICHIGNIVYEEKSRIATELTDVQHGRSTSDWTYLV, encoded by the exons ATGACACTGCTTCCCCTCGAGGAACCA GCAGCTGTAAGAATTGAGAACCTCATCGTTCAGCTCTCTACCAGTCTGAAGGCGAAGCCAGATGTGGTTGACTTTGGGACAGTCTTCACGGACCACATGCTGACCGTGGAGTGGAACGCCAATGGGGGCTGGCAGACTCCCCTCATCAGGCCCTTTGGGGGCCTTTCCCTTCACCCAGCCTGTTCAGCACTGCATTACGCCGATGAG CTCTTTGAAGCCCTGAAAGTGTACCGAGGTGACGACAAGCGCCTCCGCCTCTTCAGACCCCTATTGAACCTGGAGCAAATGTCAAAGTCTGCAAAGAGAGCTTGTCTACCT GAACTATGGAGGGACTTAGTTGACTGTCAGCAGGTTCTGTGGCTGTATGGAGAGAACCACCAGATAACCGAAGGAGGAACCATGAATATCTTTCTGCACTGGATCAATGAGGACGG AGATGAGGAACTTGCGACATCACCACTAGATGGCATCTTTCTTCCAGGCGTCACTAGGCAGAGCATCCTGGACCTTGCCAGAAAATGG GATGAGTTCAAAGTGTCGGAGCGATACCTGACGATGGGCCAGCTGTGCTCGGCTCTGAAGCAGCAGCGTCTTAAAGAGATGTTTGGCTCTGGCAGGATCTGCCATATAGGAAACATTGTGTACgaagaaaaa TCAAGGATTGCAACAGAACTGACAGATGTACAG CATGGCCGCTCCACGAGTGACTGGACGTACCTTGTGTGA